The Corallococcus soli genome includes a window with the following:
- a CDS encoding HEAT repeat domain-containing protein, protein MRLPTALLLFFFLLPCAALAQGDTRITFLGRQLEKGKDPRARSQAALVLGATEDPAAVTPLCGALKDPSELVRAAVAKGLGSLLEPGGLDCLQAFQGETDASVQAAVAESIKVIKAYQARRPRFYLALDTLKDKTGGIPPELVKVTEARLRSKLVRRGALMAPVKETKAAAKGALKKMGVHGYRITAEIQATDSGGLRLAILCMSYPEQSLMGQVEVNAAGAPPADLLKALIPRAIEEAAATFEWSSET, encoded by the coding sequence ATGCGGCTGCCGACAGCACTCCTGCTCTTCTTCTTCCTGCTGCCGTGCGCTGCGCTGGCGCAGGGGGACACGCGCATCACCTTCCTGGGACGTCAGCTGGAAAAGGGGAAGGATCCGCGTGCTCGCTCACAAGCCGCGCTCGTGTTGGGCGCCACCGAGGACCCCGCGGCGGTGACGCCGTTGTGCGGTGCCCTGAAGGACCCCAGCGAGCTGGTGCGCGCGGCGGTGGCCAAGGGACTCGGGTCGCTCCTGGAGCCGGGAGGGCTCGACTGCCTCCAGGCGTTCCAGGGAGAGACGGACGCCTCCGTGCAGGCGGCCGTGGCGGAGTCCATCAAGGTCATCAAGGCCTACCAGGCCCGCCGACCGCGCTTCTACCTGGCGCTGGACACGCTGAAGGACAAGACGGGCGGCATCCCTCCGGAGCTGGTGAAGGTGACGGAGGCCCGGCTGCGCTCGAAGCTGGTGCGGCGGGGCGCGCTGATGGCGCCGGTGAAGGAGACGAAGGCGGCGGCGAAGGGCGCGCTCAAGAAGATGGGCGTGCACGGCTACCGCATCACGGCGGAGATCCAGGCCACGGACAGCGGAGGGCTTCGCCTGGCGATTCTTTGCATGAGCTACCCGGAGCAGTCATTGATGGGGCAGGTGGAAGTGAACGCCGCGGGGGCGCCGCCCGCGGACTTGTTGAAGGCCCTGATCCCCCGTGCGATCGAGGAAGCCGCCGCGACCTTCGAGTGGAGCAGCGAGACATGA
- a CDS encoding signal protein produces MTTTTAPAPTPAPAPTKRRWRNFLLDAPFQLKLTGYIVGVSLVLAAILGIFLVRAANSLMAETATAVDARSRAAEVSRELSGATLSNELLAHMDDPSFEAKFREQAQAIDAGYEAERTAIVAQRAELERHQRLTWWVLGLCMLTFIVVVALSTIVVTHRMAGPLFRIKRMVREVAEGRLRPPQHGLREGDELQDVFEAARDMTQRLRNQQEEDARVLAEALDVARQKGVTGPWLDELSALEARYRERLAR; encoded by the coding sequence ATGACGACGACGACCGCCCCGGCCCCGACCCCCGCTCCGGCCCCGACGAAGCGCCGGTGGCGCAACTTCCTGCTGGACGCCCCGTTCCAGCTCAAGCTCACGGGCTACATCGTCGGCGTGTCGCTGGTGCTCGCGGCCATCCTGGGCATCTTCCTGGTGCGCGCGGCGAACTCGCTGATGGCGGAGACGGCGACGGCGGTGGATGCCCGCTCGCGCGCGGCGGAGGTGAGCCGCGAGCTGTCCGGGGCCACGCTCTCCAACGAGCTGCTGGCCCACATGGACGACCCGTCCTTCGAGGCGAAGTTCCGCGAGCAGGCGCAGGCCATCGACGCGGGCTACGAGGCGGAGCGCACGGCCATCGTCGCGCAGCGCGCGGAGCTGGAGCGCCACCAGCGGCTGACGTGGTGGGTGCTGGGCCTGTGCATGCTCACCTTCATCGTGGTGGTGGCGCTGTCCACCATCGTGGTGACGCACCGGATGGCGGGGCCGCTGTTCCGCATCAAGCGCATGGTGCGCGAGGTGGCGGAAGGCCGCCTGCGTCCGCCGCAGCACGGCCTGCGCGAAGGTGACGAGCTGCAGGACGTCTTCGAGGCCGCGCGCGACATGACGCAGCGGCTGCGCAACCAGCAGGAAGAGGACGCCCGCGTGCTGGCGGAGGCGCTGGACGTCGCGAGGCAGAAGGGCGTCACCGGCCCCTGGCTGGACGAGCTGAGCGCCCTGGAAGCGCGCTACCGCGAGCGGCTGGCGCGATAG
- a CDS encoding cysteine desulfurase family protein, whose amino-acid sequence MTHDAPIYLDHNATTPLLPECLDAMLPYLREHFGNPSSGHVFGSRARVAVVQAREQVAALLGCDADEVFFTSGGTEANNLAIRGVSEASESRRQVVTTVIEHPATARPCGWLEQQGWRVTRLGVDTEGRARLDEARDAVNADTALVTVMHSNNETGVFQPVTELARFAHAAGALIHTDAAQSLGKTQVDVRELGVDLLSVAGHKLYAPKGVGALYVRRGTPLVPFTLGASHERGLRPGTENVASIVGLGVACEVAGRDLEAVASRMRERRELLWERLASAIPGMALNGRLDLCLPNTLNVRFPKVSGEAVLAGAPEVAASTGSACHEGHESASAVILAMGIKLDAALGTVRLSVGRGTSVEDVERASVALVRSWKHLMGKRAS is encoded by the coding sequence ATGACTCACGACGCGCCCATCTACCTGGACCACAACGCGACGACGCCGCTGCTTCCGGAGTGCCTGGACGCGATGCTGCCCTACCTGCGGGAGCATTTCGGCAACCCGTCCAGCGGGCACGTCTTCGGCAGCCGGGCCCGGGTCGCGGTGGTCCAGGCGCGCGAACAGGTGGCCGCGCTCCTCGGGTGTGACGCGGACGAGGTGTTCTTCACGTCGGGCGGCACGGAGGCGAACAACCTGGCGATCCGCGGCGTCAGCGAGGCCTCCGAGTCACGGCGTCAGGTCGTGACGACGGTCATCGAGCATCCCGCGACGGCGCGTCCCTGTGGCTGGCTGGAGCAGCAGGGCTGGCGCGTCACTCGGCTCGGCGTCGACACGGAGGGCCGCGCGCGGCTCGACGAGGCCCGGGACGCGGTCAACGCGGACACGGCGCTCGTCACGGTGATGCACTCCAACAACGAGACCGGCGTCTTCCAGCCTGTCACGGAGCTGGCCCGGTTCGCGCACGCCGCGGGCGCGCTCATCCACACGGACGCGGCGCAGTCGCTGGGCAAGACGCAGGTGGACGTGCGTGAGCTCGGCGTGGACCTGCTGTCCGTCGCGGGCCACAAGCTCTACGCGCCCAAGGGCGTGGGCGCGCTCTACGTGAGGCGCGGCACCCCGCTGGTGCCCTTCACGCTGGGCGCGTCGCATGAGCGCGGACTGCGTCCCGGCACGGAGAACGTGGCGTCCATCGTCGGGCTCGGGGTCGCGTGCGAGGTGGCGGGCCGTGACCTGGAGGCGGTCGCGTCGCGCATGCGGGAGCGCCGGGAGCTGCTCTGGGAGCGGCTCGCTTCGGCCATCCCGGGGATGGCGCTCAATGGCCGTCTGGATTTGTGTCTGCCGAACACGCTCAACGTCCGCTTCCCGAAAGTCTCCGGCGAAGCGGTGCTCGCGGGTGCCCCGGAGGTCGCGGCTTCGACGGGGTCGGCCTGCCACGAGGGCCACGAAAGCGCGTCCGCCGTCATCCTCGCGATGGGCATCAAGCTCGACGCCGCGCTCGGCACGGTGCGCCTCAGCGTCGGCCGTGGCACGTCCGTCGAAGACGTCGAACGTGCCTCGGTGGCGCTGGTGCGCTCGTGGAAGCACCTCATGGGCAAGCGCGCGAGCTGA
- a CDS encoding carboxypeptidase-like regulatory domain-containing protein has translation MRWTSKAVTWGLVGLLEAVSGCTKETGGGGTPEDGQMSGKVVDARGQPMSGVTVVADNTMIYNSNALATTGADGTYRIDVSKPAGTWHASATHKVQYNARSYTFDLDPNDDSVFAGNEGAVRNFTWKLSGKRADDLGTYGGFVAVYVDQLIDPADPEQAINSDDIELTLAPSGKLVDGSDGAPITKKLVRTPDGDAVQDVPVGRYTVTARYAQAGKSPRPMQVRIRDTGDYANSVTADFDVLTTTRHQILLNAQLPAP, from the coding sequence ATGCGCTGGACGAGCAAGGCGGTGACCTGGGGCCTGGTGGGATTGCTGGAGGCCGTGAGCGGATGCACCAAGGAGACCGGAGGGGGTGGCACTCCTGAGGACGGTCAGATGTCGGGCAAGGTGGTGGATGCCCGGGGCCAGCCGATGTCGGGGGTAACGGTCGTCGCCGACAACACGATGATCTACAACTCCAACGCCCTGGCGACGACGGGGGCGGATGGCACCTACCGCATCGACGTGAGCAAGCCTGCGGGAACCTGGCATGCCAGCGCGACGCACAAGGTCCAGTACAACGCCCGCTCGTACACCTTCGACCTGGATCCGAACGACGACAGCGTCTTCGCCGGAAACGAAGGCGCGGTGCGCAACTTCACCTGGAAGTTGTCGGGCAAGCGCGCCGACGACCTTGGGACCTACGGCGGGTTCGTCGCGGTCTACGTGGATCAGCTCATCGATCCCGCGGATCCGGAGCAGGCCATCAACTCGGATGACATCGAGCTGACCCTGGCGCCGAGCGGGAAGCTGGTGGACGGCAGCGACGGAGCCCCCATCACGAAGAAGCTGGTGCGAACGCCGGATGGTGACGCGGTGCAGGACGTGCCCGTCGGCCGGTACACGGTGACCGCGCGCTACGCGCAGGCGGGCAAGTCCCCTCGTCCCATGCAGGTCCGGATCCGGGACACCGGTGACTACGCCAACTCGGTGACCGCGGACTTCGACGTCCTCACGACCACCCGGCATCAGATCCTGCTGAACGCCCAGCTTCCGGCACCCTGA
- a CDS encoding helicase C-terminal domain-containing protein produces the protein MGSSELFTRHVFLDLETTGLDPRVDEVIEVGCLFFENGREVDRFSSLYSASRPLNLTIKRLTGLGDAQLAGQPRFDTQRGELRERLRGWTVVAHNAPFEKGFLPDVLGPIRAPVLDSCELMHYLHPELPSHSLESLMRWAKLGQQQPHRALHDCAAVHAVLVHALDGCVRDGRAEDVADLLSTMDPRARTSLLGPTPLLDGASPEDERDLATDAEARPLVELLSRLWEACRATPVALGLETTGGFLRARPERRRANGARPPPEPEADATPLPVRPEEVSQVLGPDGALERGGGFLSRPAQLEMAHAVARTLSDGGQVAVEAGTGTGKSLAYLAPAALFAARNGLKVGVAPHTKTLQDQLLEKDLPRLHQATGGAFGYALLKGQTNYLCRRRALEATRVEPGMNHAARAPRAYVRAYMRRSTDGDLDRLSHWFRERFPGMHGLVPAVRSEAATTLGERCPHHHKCFYHSAVAHAREADVLVINQSLAFAWPARYPRLDHLVLDEAHELEDVATTALTVELSDLAFMRLTERLHGRDGRRGLFAELRRALAATRREESRSLMGEVDEALRTLLQEARALGEQVTALCEPASAMPGEDADEAAYSPELRVTDAVRALPAWEPVREGLDAVRGALQRVHTLLAVRALAALPELAVKQPSLERELAGATTELGELGVLAGELAGEPDVKRCYAARAEPRKGRWSVGAQPVDVSEAVAKDFAASKRALVMTSATLGTGDHVPFVLKRLGLRPPILRAPSPFHLGRQALVVLVTDAPRAHEEPFIDWASGRIAGLAQVMGGRVLGLFASTRRLERVAREVQARLEPHGIEVLRQSRGHGRSLAARQERDTGTVLLGTKSFWQGVDIPGRGVGCVFIDKLPLEPASRPLVAAREEPLARGGNEYLGFLQYRLPRALLMLRQGVGRLIRSTTDRGIVVVADPGHASYRPLLLQALDGYRVVAMPWAQARLLLHSELMQMGLAADTARV, from the coding sequence ATGGGCAGCTCGGAGCTCTTCACCCGGCACGTCTTCCTGGACCTCGAAACGACGGGGCTGGACCCGCGCGTGGACGAGGTCATCGAAGTTGGCTGTCTGTTCTTCGAGAACGGCCGCGAGGTGGACCGCTTCAGCAGCCTGTATTCGGCGTCGCGTCCGCTGAACCTCACCATCAAGCGCCTCACCGGGCTGGGCGACGCGCAGCTCGCCGGCCAGCCCCGCTTCGACACCCAGCGCGGTGAGCTGCGCGAGCGGCTGCGCGGGTGGACGGTGGTGGCGCACAACGCCCCCTTCGAGAAGGGCTTCCTGCCGGACGTGCTGGGCCCCATCCGCGCCCCGGTGCTGGATTCGTGCGAGCTGATGCACTACCTGCACCCGGAGCTGCCCAGCCACTCGCTGGAGTCGCTGATGCGGTGGGCGAAGCTGGGCCAGCAGCAGCCGCACCGCGCGCTCCACGACTGCGCGGCGGTGCACGCGGTGCTGGTGCACGCGCTGGATGGCTGCGTGCGGGACGGGCGCGCGGAGGACGTGGCGGACCTGCTCTCCACCATGGACCCCCGGGCCCGCACGTCCCTGCTGGGGCCCACGCCGCTGCTGGACGGTGCCTCGCCCGAGGACGAGCGCGACCTGGCGACGGACGCGGAGGCGCGCCCGCTGGTGGAGCTGCTCTCCCGGCTGTGGGAGGCGTGCCGGGCGACGCCGGTGGCGCTGGGGCTGGAGACGACGGGCGGCTTCCTGCGCGCGAGGCCGGAGCGGCGGCGGGCGAATGGCGCGCGGCCTCCCCCGGAACCCGAGGCGGACGCGACGCCGCTGCCGGTGCGGCCGGAGGAGGTGTCCCAGGTGCTGGGCCCCGACGGCGCGCTGGAGCGCGGCGGTGGGTTCCTGTCCCGGCCCGCGCAGCTGGAGATGGCGCACGCGGTGGCGCGCACGCTGTCGGACGGCGGGCAGGTGGCGGTGGAGGCCGGCACCGGCACGGGCAAGTCGCTGGCGTACCTGGCCCCCGCCGCGCTGTTCGCCGCGCGCAACGGGCTGAAGGTGGGCGTGGCCCCGCACACGAAGACGCTCCAGGACCAGCTCCTGGAGAAGGACCTGCCCCGGCTGCACCAGGCCACCGGGGGCGCGTTCGGCTATGCGCTCCTGAAGGGCCAGACGAACTACCTGTGCCGCCGCCGTGCGCTGGAGGCCACGCGCGTGGAGCCGGGGATGAACCACGCGGCCCGGGCGCCCCGCGCCTATGTGCGCGCCTACATGCGCCGCAGCACGGATGGGGACCTGGACCGGCTGAGCCACTGGTTCCGCGAGCGCTTCCCGGGGATGCACGGGCTGGTGCCGGCGGTGCGTTCAGAGGCGGCGACGACGCTGGGCGAGCGGTGCCCGCATCACCACAAGTGCTTCTACCACTCGGCGGTGGCGCACGCGCGCGAGGCGGACGTGCTGGTCATCAACCAGTCGCTCGCGTTCGCGTGGCCCGCGCGCTACCCGCGCCTGGACCACCTGGTGCTGGACGAGGCGCACGAGTTGGAGGACGTGGCCACCACCGCGCTCACGGTGGAGCTGTCGGACCTGGCCTTCATGCGCCTCACGGAGCGGCTGCACGGGCGCGACGGACGCCGGGGCCTCTTCGCGGAGCTGCGCCGCGCGCTGGCGGCGACGCGGAGGGAGGAGTCCCGTTCGCTGATGGGCGAGGTGGACGAGGCCCTGCGCACGCTGCTCCAGGAGGCGCGCGCCCTGGGCGAGCAGGTGACGGCGCTGTGCGAGCCGGCCTCCGCGATGCCCGGGGAGGACGCGGACGAAGCGGCCTATTCACCGGAGCTGCGGGTGACGGACGCCGTGCGCGCCCTGCCCGCCTGGGAGCCCGTGCGCGAGGGGCTGGACGCCGTGCGCGGCGCGCTGCAACGCGTGCACACGCTGCTCGCGGTGCGGGCGCTGGCGGCGCTGCCGGAGCTGGCGGTGAAGCAGCCCTCGCTGGAGCGCGAGCTGGCCGGGGCCACCACGGAGCTGGGAGAGCTGGGCGTGCTCGCGGGGGAGCTGGCCGGCGAGCCGGACGTGAAGCGGTGCTATGCGGCGCGCGCGGAGCCTCGCAAGGGGCGCTGGAGCGTGGGCGCGCAGCCGGTGGACGTGTCCGAAGCGGTGGCGAAGGACTTCGCCGCCAGCAAGCGCGCGCTGGTGATGACGTCCGCCACGCTGGGCACGGGCGACCATGTGCCCTTCGTGCTGAAGCGGCTGGGGCTCCGGCCGCCCATCCTGCGCGCACCCTCCCCGTTCCACCTGGGACGGCAGGCGCTGGTGGTGCTCGTCACCGACGCGCCTCGCGCGCACGAGGAGCCCTTCATCGACTGGGCCTCGGGGCGCATCGCCGGGCTCGCGCAGGTGATGGGTGGACGGGTGCTGGGGCTGTTCGCCTCCACGCGGCGGCTGGAGCGCGTGGCGCGCGAGGTCCAGGCGCGGCTGGAGCCGCATGGGATTGAGGTGCTGCGCCAGTCGCGCGGGCACGGACGCTCGCTGGCGGCGCGGCAGGAGCGCGACACGGGCACGGTGCTGCTGGGCACCAAGAGCTTCTGGCAGGGCGTGGACATCCCCGGGCGCGGCGTGGGGTGTGTCTTCATTGACAAGCTGCCGCTGGAGCCGGCGTCGCGGCCGCTGGTGGCCGCGCGCGAGGAGCCGCTGGCCCGGGGTGGCAACGAGTACCTGGGCTTCCTCCAGTACCGGCTGCCGCGCGCGCTGCTGATGCTGCGTCAGGGTGTCGGGCGGCTCATCCGCTCCACCACCGACCGGGGCATCGTCGTGGTCGCGGACCCCGGGCACGCCAGCTACCGGCCCCTGCTGCTCCAGGCGCTGGACGGCTACCGCGTCGTGGCGATGCCGTGGGCGCAGGCGCGGCTGCTGCTGCACTCGGAGCTGATGCAGATGGGCCTGGCCGCGGACACCGCGCGGGTCTGA
- a CDS encoding cupredoxin domain-containing protein, with amino-acid sequence MRPFFSRIIKPWLALTAAAIIAGASQQACTKDATAKAPDAPAAVEVGRRENGVHVVELSVTEKGYEPSPVQLKKGEPVKLVVTRKTDMTCATELVMDEYKIDTKLPLDTPVEISFTPSQSGTLRYGCAMGKMIAGTFVVE; translated from the coding sequence ATGCGTCCGTTCTTCTCCCGCATCATCAAGCCCTGGCTGGCGCTCACGGCGGCGGCGATCATCGCCGGGGCCTCGCAGCAGGCCTGCACCAAGGACGCCACCGCGAAGGCGCCGGACGCGCCCGCGGCGGTGGAGGTGGGGCGGCGGGAGAACGGCGTGCACGTGGTGGAGCTGTCCGTCACGGAGAAGGGCTACGAGCCGTCCCCGGTGCAGCTCAAGAAGGGCGAGCCGGTGAAGCTGGTGGTGACGCGCAAGACGGACATGACGTGCGCCACCGAGCTGGTGATGGACGAGTACAAGATCGACACGAAGCTACCGCTGGACACGCCGGTGGAGATTTCCTTCACCCCCAGTCAGTCCGGCACGCTGCGGTACGGGTGCGCGATGGGGAAGATGATCGCCGGCACCTTCGTCGTGGAGTAG